A single window of Macaca mulatta isolate MMU2019108-1 chromosome 9, T2T-MMU8v2.0, whole genome shotgun sequence DNA harbors:
- the WNT8B gene encoding protein Wnt-8b: protein MFLSKPSVYISFFTCVLQLSHSWSVNNFLMTGPKAYLIYSSSVAAGAQSGIEECKYQFAWDRWNCPERALQLSSHGGLRSANRETAFVHAISSAGVMYTLTRNCSLGDFDNCGCDDSRNGQLGGQGWLWGGCSDNVGFGEAISKQFVDALETGQDARAAMNLHNNEAGRKAVKGTMKRTCKCHGVSGSCTTQTCWLQLPEFREVGAHLKEKYHAALKVDLLQGAGNSAAGRGAIADTFRSISTRELVHLEDSPDYCLENKTLGLLGTEGRECLRRGRALGRWERRSCRRLCGDCGLAVEERRAETVSSCNCKFHWCCAVRCEQCRRRVTKYFCSRAERPRGGAAHKPGRKP from the exons ATGTTTCTTTCAAAGCCTTCTGTGTACATCTCTTTTTTCACCTGTGTCCTCCAACTCAGCCACAGCTG GTCAGTGAACAATTTCCTGATGACTGGTCCAAAA GCTTACCTGATTTACTCCAGCAGTGTGGCAGCTGGTGCCCAGAGTGGTATTGAAGAATGCAAGTATCAGTTTGCCTGGGACCGCTGGAACTGCCCTGAGAGAGCTCTGCAGCTGTCCAGCCATGGTGGGCTTCGCAGTG CTAATCGGGAGACAGCATTTGTGCATGCCATCAGTTCTGCTGGAGTCATGTACACCCTGACTAGAAACTGCAGCCTTGGAGATTTTGATAACTGTGGCTGTGATGACTCCCGCAATGGGCAACTGG GGGGCCAAGGCTGGCtgtggggaggctgcagtgacaaTGTGGGCTTCGGAGAGGCGATTTCCAAGCAGTTTGTCGATGCCCTGGAAACAGGACAGGATGCACGGGCAGCCATGAACCTGCACAACAACGAGGCTGGCCGCAAG GCAGTGAAGGGCACCATGAAACGTACGTGCAAGTGCCACGGCGTGTCTGGCAGCTGCACCACGCAGACCTGTTGGCTGCAGCTGCCCGAGTTCCGCGAGGTGGGCGCGCACCTGAAGGAGAAGTACCACGCAGCACTCAAGGTGGACCTGCTGCAGGGTGCTGGCAACAGCGCTGCCGGCCGCGGCGCCATCGCCGACACCTTTCGCTCCATCTCCACCCGGGAGCTGGTGCACCTGGAGGACTCCCCGGACTACTGCCTGGAGAACAAAACGCTAGGACTGCTGGGCACCGAAGGCCGAGAGTGCCTGAGGCGCGGGCGGGCCCTGGGTCGCTGGGAACGCCGCAGCTGCCGCCGGCTCTGCGGGGACTGCGGGCTGGCGGTGGAGGAGCGCCGGGCCGAGACCGTGTCCAGCTGCAACTGCAAGTTCCACTGGTGCTGCGCAGTCCGCTGCGAGCAGTGCCGCCGGCGGGTCACCAAGTACTTCTGCAGCCGCGCAGAGCGGCCGCGGGGGGGCGCTGCGCACAAACCCGGGAGAAAACCCTAA